The following coding sequences are from one Methanosarcina sp. WWM596 window:
- a CDS encoding nitrous oxide reductase family maturation protein NosD, which translates to MEFKNISTILLIIFTINCASATTITVDINNENSSNFSSIQEAINFAQENDSILIYKGNYSETLTIDKQLKISSISHNPEDVILNSDISSIPVIHVKSNNVEITGLIILEDSNESQISGIYLDNVNNSLIQNNIISNFQDGIVLNASSGCSIENNTLFSNTLHGIYLINSAGNDLKNNLITENKRGLYLNLSNQNTLVNNNASNNENYGIALRKSNANNLTNNQFFMNKYGLCLTVSHENVIADNVASNNKQSGFLLWISESNNLKDDIFIENGNSGIYLLASDKNTLIRNILSNNSNGISIGDSSNNLVANNTFNSNKEYGIFYFYSNLNKNNTIKENIFLDNKKGDDNLTSSSMPIYTILILLTGIGLAFYLIRKPLSKKALKSLGILIVIFLIAIIAWYFPFESGLPGKNVEITNFSWYNSSKIVTIQPLIKRRFFSKVLQLSG; encoded by the coding sequence ATGGAATTCAAAAATATCTCTACTATACTGCTGATTATTTTCACAATCAACTGCGCATCTGCTACTACAATTACTGTAGATATTAATAATGAAAATAGCAGTAATTTCTCTTCTATACAGGAAGCAATAAACTTTGCACAGGAAAATGACTCAATACTGATTTATAAAGGGAACTATTCGGAAACTCTCACTATCGATAAACAACTAAAAATCAGTTCTATTTCTCACAATCCAGAAGACGTGATTCTCAACTCTGACATTTCTTCTATACCAGTAATTCACGTTAAATCAAACAATGTTGAAATAACCGGCTTGATAATTCTTGAAGACAGCAACGAAAGTCAAATCTCAGGAATCTATTTAGACAACGTCAATAACTCACTTATTCAAAACAATATTATTTCAAATTTTCAGGATGGCATTGTTCTAAATGCCTCTTCCGGCTGCAGTATTGAAAATAATACTCTATTTTCAAACACTTTGCATGGAATCTATCTAATTAATTCGGCGGGCAACGATTTGAAGAACAATCTCATCACTGAAAATAAACGTGGTCTTTACTTGAACCTATCAAATCAAAATACTTTAGTTAATAACAATGCCAGTAATAATGAAAACTATGGAATTGCTCTCAGGAAATCAAATGCCAATAATTTAACTAATAACCAATTTTTCATGAACAAATATGGGCTTTGTCTAACTGTCTCTCATGAAAATGTAATAGCAGATAACGTTGCCAGTAACAACAAACAATCCGGCTTTCTTTTATGGATATCCGAGTCAAATAACTTAAAAGATGACATTTTCATAGAGAATGGAAACTCAGGCATCTATCTCCTGGCTTCTGATAAAAATACTTTAATTAGAAACATTTTATCTAACAATTCCAATGGCATTTCAATCGGAGATTCCAGCAATAACCTTGTTGCGAACAACACTTTTAATTCTAATAAAGAGTACGGCATATTCTACTTCTACTCTAATTTAAACAAAAATAACACTATCAAGGAGAATATTTTTTTAGATAATAAAAAAGGAGATGATAATCTAACCTCTTCCTCCATGCCAATTTATACTATCCTTATTCTTCTAACAGGAATCGGTCTTGCATTTTACTTAATTAGAAAACCTTTGTCGAAAAAAGCCCTTAAAAGCTTAGGCATTTTAATAGTAATATTTTTGATTGCAATTATTGCCTGGTACTTCCCGTTTGAATCGGGTCTTCCCGGGAAAAATGTAGAGATTACTAATTTTAGTTGGTATAATTCCTCCAAAATTGTAACTATTCAGCCACTGATAAAAAGACGTTTTTTCAGCAAAGTGCTGCAATTATCAGGATAA